A genomic stretch from Syntrophorhabdaceae bacterium includes:
- a CDS encoding MarR family transcriptional regulator has translation MKNLIDANELIDLRLLLRRTEETIQKARRKELRKFGITPETSATLHIISDLGGSARALELSRWLFRKQHSIHGLLERMEKAGLIEKIDEPDRKNGIRVALTKQGEALYRQTKQLAGPRKIFSSLSEKQREELKESLHILLDEARKELGIRTEVKLRPLKVSRRA, from the coding sequence ATGAAGAATCTTATAGATGCTAATGAATTAATTGATCTTCGGTTGCTCCTACGCAGGACCGAGGAAACCATACAAAAAGCGAGGCGGAAAGAACTGCGTAAATTTGGTATAACTCCCGAAACTTCTGCGACCCTGCATATCATCAGTGATTTAGGTGGAAGCGCGCGGGCTCTAGAGTTGTCACGCTGGCTTTTTCGAAAGCAACACTCCATTCACGGGCTCCTGGAAAGAATGGAGAAAGCAGGATTAATAGAAAAGATTGATGAGCCTGATCGAAAAAACGGCATCAGAGTGGCGCTGACGAAGCAGGGGGAGGCCCTGTACCGCCAGACGAAACAATTGGCGGGACCACGTAAGATTTTTTCGTCTCTTTCTGAGAAACAACGCGAAGAGTTGAAAGAATCTCTTCATATACTCCTCGACGAAGCGCGGAAGGAGCTTGGAATAAGAACAGAGGTGAAACTGAGACCTCTCAA
- a CDS encoding GDSL-type esterase/lipase family protein codes for MRVRFSNEWGIAPIKFGAASLRVGPDGASHSLTFGGFPTATIYPGAPILSDPVELKVPPMAELDISIYFPEPAVTAGYHRAVDPDGQSQVLPSLNACYLSEGNHTGDPGALEEARIEPTIVSSVEVYSTNKPAVLVIFGDTRSANWPDLIIKESQGRFAVVNQSGYAGSLTFGKPGETGLHQWSSGIARFDRDVLTVCGATHVLIFIGHNDISLPGMREKGFILVPADQMRTSDQIIVALRQIVDRARAHNLRVIGGTLQIYKGGTFEGRVTPQKLDTRDTVNNWIRESGVFDRVIDFDAVVRDPFDPNRVPPAGYDPDNYKHAPTEAGVEMMAKAAMDVLKGELMELVDRNATSDS; via the coding sequence GTGCGTGTAAGATTCTCCAATGAATGGGGGATCGCGCCCATTAAGTTTGGGGCAGCTTCACTACGCGTTGGGCCTGACGGTGCCTCGCATTCGCTCACGTTTGGTGGATTTCCCACAGCCACAATCTATCCCGGTGCCCCTATACTTAGTGATCCTGTTGAACTCAAAGTGCCTCCCATGGCCGAGTTAGATATCAGCATCTACTTTCCAGAACCAGCTGTGACGGCAGGCTATCACAGGGCGGTTGACCCGGATGGCCAGAGCCAGGTTCTGCCTTCTCTGAATGCCTGTTATTTGTCGGAAGGGAATCACACTGGTGATCCCGGTGCGCTGGAAGAAGCAAGAATTGAGCCGACAATCGTAAGCAGTGTCGAGGTCTATTCGACAAACAAACCAGCAGTACTTGTTATCTTCGGCGATACGAGGTCAGCGAATTGGCCCGATTTGATCATAAAAGAAAGTCAAGGCAGATTCGCGGTGGTGAACCAGTCCGGGTACGCCGGTTCACTCACGTTTGGGAAACCCGGTGAGACGGGCCTGCACCAGTGGTCGAGCGGTATAGCGCGTTTTGATCGAGACGTGCTCACCGTGTGCGGAGCTACCCATGTGTTGATCTTTATTGGGCACAACGATATATCTCTGCCCGGCATGAGAGAAAAAGGTTTCATTTTGGTCCCTGCGGACCAGATGCGGACATCCGATCAGATCATTGTGGCGCTGAGACAGATTGTAGATCGGGCTCGGGCCCATAATCTCAGGGTTATCGGCGGTACGCTGCAAATATACAAAGGCGGTACGTTTGAGGGGAGGGTTACCCCGCAGAAGCTGGATACTCGGGATACGGTAAATAACTGGATACGGGAAAGCGGGGTCTTCGATAGAGTGATTGACTTCGACGCTGTCGTGCGGGATCCCTTTGATCCAAACAGGGTACCGCCAGCGGGATATGATCCCGATAATTATAAACATGCTCCGACCGAGGCGGGCGTTGAAATGATGGCCAAGGCCGCAATGGACGTACTGAAGGGCGAACTCATGGAATTGGTCGATCGCAATGCGACAAGTGATTCCTAA
- a CDS encoding FAD-dependent oxidoreductase: protein MNENYDVVIIGAGPAGLTAGIYTSRNRLRTLLLDRETIGGKLPDREKIENYPSYPEGISGADLGTRMFEHATAYGADLEFDTATSIAIERDRRIVRTLQEEYAVKAVIIAGGARNKKLHVPGEEEFSGRGVFYCATCDGPGFANQVVAVAGSGDSGLTEALYLAGYVKKVIVIEAMDRSGATKLLQERAFAHPKIEIRLSTRIEAILGDDRVRSLWLVDAHTARRTQVVVDGLLVWIGMEPNTDYLKATVELDKAGSVLVNYKMGTRIPGVFAAGDIRHQSAMQVAAAVGDGATAAIEACKYITECNWC from the coding sequence ATGAACGAAAATTATGACGTCGTTATTATCGGTGCTGGTCCGGCAGGGTTAACCGCCGGTATCTACACGAGCCGCAATAGATTGCGGACACTGCTTCTGGACAGAGAAACAATCGGAGGAAAACTGCCTGACAGGGAGAAGATCGAAAACTACCCGAGTTACCCTGAAGGAATATCGGGCGCCGATTTGGGCACAAGGATGTTCGAACATGCGACAGCCTATGGTGCTGATCTCGAATTTGATACCGCTACCTCGATTGCTATAGAGAGAGATCGCAGGATAGTGAGGACACTGCAGGAGGAGTACGCTGTCAAAGCAGTTATTATAGCCGGTGGAGCCCGCAACAAGAAATTGCATGTTCCGGGGGAGGAGGAGTTTTCCGGACGAGGAGTCTTTTACTGTGCAACCTGTGATGGTCCTGGCTTCGCCAACCAGGTTGTAGCGGTAGCGGGAAGCGGGGATTCCGGCCTGACCGAAGCGCTCTATCTGGCGGGCTATGTGAAAAAAGTTATTGTGATTGAGGCGATGGATCGCAGTGGCGCTACAAAACTCCTACAAGAACGCGCGTTTGCGCATCCAAAAATAGAAATACGACTGAGTACTAGGATTGAGGCTATTCTCGGTGATGATCGGGTCAGGAGTCTATGGCTCGTTGATGCTCATACTGCGCGGAGGACCCAGGTGGTGGTTGACGGTTTGCTCGTCTGGATCGGGATGGAGCCAAATACTGATTACCTCAAAGCGACTGTTGAATTGGACAAGGCCGGAAGTGTTCTCGTGAATTACAAAATGGGTACCCGTATCCCCGGGGTTTTCGCCGCGGGAGACATACGTCACCAATCAGCTATGCAGGTAGCCGCAGCAGTCGGTGATGGCGCTACAGCAGCCATAGAGGCTTGTAAGTATATAACGGAGTGCAACTGGTGTTGA